A stretch of the Candidatus Methylomirabilis tolerans genome encodes the following:
- a CDS encoding MlaD family protein, which produces MSERERWMRLRVGIFILGLIGLFIGFVLTIGSQSRIFERRYTLHAFFSNIEGLNVGAPVRLAGTSIGSVHDITFSKDLVSKKIRVTMSLDARLQDRVREDSIASIGTIGLVGDKVLELTVGSPDKPILPPGATIASVDPPDYAKLLQKGDQIVNNVVKISDALGQLVGGGTGAEARQDLAESIASFNRIMEEIEQGTGLLHAIVYEKRSGNILKELSEVTTALQQLSHLMKEFQHQKGLAHILFADPRAESVMADLEQTSKNLKLVSSRLAQGEGTLGALIDDPTLYEDLSSLLRGANRSRILRSLIQSTRQSGASAEPQ; this is translated from the coding sequence ATGTCGGAACGTGAACGGTGGATGCGGCTGCGCGTGGGAATCTTTATCCTGGGGCTCATAGGCCTTTTTATCGGCTTTGTTCTGACCATCGGAAGCCAGAGCCGCATCTTCGAGCGCCGCTACACCCTGCACGCCTTTTTCAGCAACATCGAGGGACTGAACGTCGGGGCGCCGGTCCGTCTCGCCGGTACCTCTATCGGCTCGGTTCATGACATTACCTTCAGCAAGGACCTTGTCAGCAAGAAGATCCGGGTCACCATGAGTCTCGACGCCAGGCTTCAGGATCGGGTACGGGAAGATTCGATCGCAAGCATCGGAACTATCGGGCTGGTGGGGGATAAGGTGTTGGAACTGACGGTGGGCAGCCCCGATAAGCCGATCCTGCCGCCAGGGGCAACGATCGCGAGCGTCGATCCACCGGACTATGCCAAGCTGCTCCAAAAGGGCGATCAAATCGTAAACAACGTGGTCAAAATCTCAGACGCCCTGGGTCAGCTTGTGGGGGGCGGAACGGGGGCGGAGGCGCGGCAGGATCTGGCCGAGAGCATCGCCTCTTTCAACCGGATTATGGAAGAGATCGAACAGGGGACCGGGTTGCTCCATGCGATAGTCTATGAAAAGCGCTCAGGCAACATCCTGAAGGAGTTGTCCGAAGTGACGACCGCTCTTCAGCAGTTATCGCATTTGATGAAAGAGTTCCAGCATCAAAAAGGGTTGGCTCACATCCTGTTTGCGGATCCACGAGCCGAGTCGGTCATGGCGGATCTCGAACAGACCTCGAAGAATCTCAAGCTGGTGTCGTCCCGCCTGGCTCAAGGGGAGGGCACGCTTGGAGCGCTCATCGACGATCCTACGCTCTATGAGGATCTGTCGTCACTCCTGCGAGGCGCGAATCGCAGCCGGATCCTGCGAAGCCTGATCCAGTCCACCCGGCAGTCCGGCGCCTCCGCCGAGCCGCAATGA
- a CDS encoding ABC transporter ATP-binding protein — protein MSAPAIEFRQVFKSFNHTPVLAGMDLTIRSGETVTIIGGSGIGKSVTLKLIVGLLKPEAGQIFIEGEDIVPLTEDQLTRVRRKIGMVFQSSALFDSLSVAENIAYPLREHTAMSERQIRERIMETLLLVGLEGAEDKEPADLSGGMRKRVALARAIALTPKIILYDEPTTGLDPTNTEKINELIIDMDRKLDVTSVVVTHDMQSAFKISDRIGLLDKGKIAVVGTPREIERTDLPLVQQFIKGTMT, from the coding sequence ATGAGCGCCCCGGCTATCGAGTTCCGCCAGGTCTTCAAGTCATTCAATCACACACCCGTCTTAGCCGGGATGGATCTCACGATCCGGTCGGGTGAGACGGTGACCATCATCGGCGGGAGCGGAATCGGTAAAAGCGTCACCTTGAAGCTCATCGTCGGTCTGCTCAAGCCGGAGGCGGGTCAGATTTTCATCGAGGGGGAGGATATCGTGCCGCTGACGGAGGATCAACTCACCCGAGTCCGGAGAAAGATCGGAATGGTCTTTCAGAGTTCCGCGCTCTTCGACTCCCTCTCGGTAGCAGAGAACATCGCCTACCCTCTCCGGGAACATACGGCCATGTCGGAGCGTCAGATCCGAGAACGGATCATGGAGACGCTCCTCCTTGTAGGACTCGAAGGCGCCGAAGACAAGGAGCCGGCCGACCTGTCCGGCGGCATGAGGAAGCGGGTCGCCCTGGCCAGAGCGATCGCTTTGACGCCAAAGATTATTCTGTATGACGAGCCGACGACCGGCCTGGACCCAACCAACACTGAAAAGATCAACGAGTTAATCATAGATATGGATAGGAAGCTCGATGTGACGTCGGTCGTGGTCACACACGACATGCAGAGCGCGTTCAAGATCTCCGATCGGATCGGCCTACTGGACAAGGGCAAGATTGCCGTCGTCGGAACGCCACGGGAGATTGAACGTACTGATCTGCCGCTGGTCCAGCAGTTTATTAAAGGAACGATGACGTGA
- a CDS encoding ABC transporter permease: MLELLGGLSQLTYHTVRYAFMPPFNPRGLIQQVDHIGVKSISIAGVAAVFTGLVLALQTAYGLSRFGAKAYVGIIVSLSMVRELGPVLTALLVGGRVGSGITAELGSMKVTEQIDAMRAMGANPIKKLVVPRVLSAMLVLPLLTVMADILGILGGMVISRYEFQVDYQLYYNSVARNLTVADIVSGLSKTVVFGFIIAIIGCYRGLETVGGTEGLGKATTATVVTSAIAVIIADFFLTKFFWWMEGW, encoded by the coding sequence CTGCTCGAATTGCTGGGTGGGCTCTCGCAGTTGACCTATCATACCGTGCGCTACGCCTTCATGCCTCCCTTCAACCCCCGTGGGCTTATCCAGCAGGTCGACCATATCGGCGTGAAATCGATCTCGATCGCCGGCGTAGCCGCGGTCTTCACCGGCCTTGTCCTGGCGCTGCAAACCGCATACGGTCTGAGCCGATTCGGGGCGAAGGCGTATGTGGGAATTATCGTTTCGCTCTCAATGGTCCGCGAGTTGGGGCCGGTTCTCACGGCCCTCTTGGTGGGGGGGCGGGTCGGCTCCGGGATCACCGCCGAGCTGGGTTCGATGAAGGTCACGGAGCAGATCGACGCGATGCGGGCCATGGGGGCGAACCCGATCAAGAAGCTGGTGGTGCCCCGAGTGTTGAGCGCGATGCTGGTCCTGCCGTTACTGACGGTCATGGCGGATATCCTGGGCATTCTGGGGGGCATGGTCATCTCCAGGTACGAGTTCCAGGTCGATTACCAACTCTACTATAATTCCGTCGCACGCAACCTGACGGTGGCCGACATTGTCAGCGGTCTGAGCAAGACAGTCGTCTTCGGCTTCATCATCGCCATCATCGGCTGTTACAGAGGGTTGGAGACAGTAGGGGGAACGGAGGGCCTGGGCAAGGCCACGACCGCAACCGTTGTCACCTCGGCCATCGCGGTCATTATTGCGGATTTCTTTCTGACGAAGTTTTTCTGGTGGATGGAGGGCTGGTGA
- a CDS encoding OmpA family protein: MKKVKAVVVVAVLFITGCATQRPWYNALICSVAGGAAGAAIGAGAAGGREAGIGAGAGAVAGALLCAALTPQEAAPDADRDGVPDSADKCPNTPVGVKVDATGCPLDSDGDGVPDYKDQCPGTPRGVKVNRLGCPEREPIVLKGVNFAYDSAELTQPSHAILDDVAKTLTKHPDLKVRIAGHTDSMGTAAYNKKLSQQRAESVMNYLISRGLNQANLTAVGFGEEQPIASNDEAEGRAKNRRVELQPQE; the protein is encoded by the coding sequence ATGAAGAAAGTGAAAGCTGTCGTCGTTGTGGCCGTGTTGTTCATAACGGGCTGCGCCACCCAGCGACCCTGGTATAACGCGCTCATTTGCTCAGTGGCTGGTGGTGCCGCTGGCGCCGCAATTGGAGCAGGCGCAGCGGGGGGAAGGGAGGCTGGGATAGGGGCGGGCGCCGGAGCAGTGGCGGGCGCACTTCTCTGCGCAGCGCTGACTCCCCAGGAGGCTGCTCCTGACGCTGATAGGGATGGTGTGCCGGATAGCGCTGATAAATGCCCGAATACCCCGGTGGGGGTGAAGGTGGATGCGACCGGATGTCCGCTGGATAGCGATGGGGATGGTGTGCCGGACTACAAAGATCAGTGCCCGGGTACTCCTCGCGGCGTAAAGGTGAATCGGCTCGGCTGCCCGGAGCGAGAACCCATCGTCCTGAAAGGCGTGAACTTTGCGTACGATTCGGCCGAGTTGACCCAGCCATCTCATGCGATTCTGGATGATGTTGCGAAGACGCTCACCAAGCACCCGGACCTCAAGGTCAGAATTGCCGGCCATACGGACAGTATGGGCACGGCGGCTTATAATAAGAAGCTGTCGCAGCAGCGTGCCGAGTCGGTGATGAACTACTTGATTTCGCGTGGCCTGAATCAAGCCAATCTCACTGCTGTGGGATTCGGAGAAGAACAGCCGATCGCCTCGAACGACGAGGCCGAGGGTCGCGCGAAGAATCGGCGAGTTGAGTTGCAACCGCAAGAGTAA
- the galU gene encoding UTP--glucose-1-phosphate uridylyltransferase GalU, translating to MRIRKAIVPAAGLGTRFLPATKAQPKEMLPIVDKPTIQYVVEEAVASGIEDIIIVTGRGKDAIENHFDRSLELQIVLERQGKEEQLREIERISELASFCYIRQEEPLGLGHAILTAKALVGNEPFAVLLGDDIIDAEVPCLAQMISAFERYQSSIIAVQQVSKEETSSYGIIDPKPTEDSVYQILDLMEKPSPAEAPSDLAIIGRYILTPEIFEALEQTLPDKGGEVQLTNGLRVLLQTQAMYGLAFRGYRYDAGNKLGFLKATIQFALKRPDLAPGLQEYLRTLSLGEMGAAVERDRKEN from the coding sequence ATGCGGATTCGTAAAGCCATTGTACCTGCTGCGGGTTTGGGGACACGGTTCCTCCCCGCAACGAAGGCACAGCCGAAAGAGATGCTTCCGATCGTGGACAAGCCTACCATCCAGTATGTGGTGGAGGAAGCCGTCGCGTCGGGAATCGAGGACATCATTATTGTGACCGGTCGGGGGAAGGACGCGATCGAGAACCACTTTGACCGATCACTGGAGCTGCAGATTGTCCTTGAGCGACAGGGCAAGGAGGAGCAGTTGCGGGAGATCGAGCGGATCTCCGAGTTGGCGTCGTTTTGCTACATCCGCCAAGAGGAGCCCCTCGGATTGGGGCACGCGATTCTAACGGCAAAAGCGCTCGTGGGGAATGAGCCCTTTGCCGTCTTGCTTGGAGACGATATCATCGATGCTGAGGTCCCGTGTCTGGCGCAGATGATCTCGGCATTTGAACGGTATCAGTCCTCGATTATTGCCGTACAGCAGGTCAGCAAGGAAGAAACCAGCAGCTACGGGATTATCGATCCCAAGCCGACCGAGGATTCAGTCTATCAGATTCTGGATCTGATGGAGAAGCCGTCCCCGGCAGAGGCTCCGTCTGACCTGGCTATTATCGGGCGCTACATTCTGACGCCGGAGATCTTTGAGGCGCTGGAACAGACCCTCCCGGACAAAGGTGGAGAGGTTCAACTCACGAATGGCCTGCGGGTGCTGCTCCAGACCCAGGCGATGTATGGGCTCGCGTTCCGCGGGTACCGGTATGATGCGGGAAATAAGCTGGGTTTTTTGAAGGCAACCATACAGTTTGCGCTCAAGCGTCCGGATCTGGCGCCAGGTTTACAGGAATACCTGAGAACACTCAGCCTGGGAGAGATGGGGGCGGCTGTGGAACGGGATCGAAAGGAGAACTGA
- the lon gene encoding endopeptidase La: protein MTEAKIEVQARKVPDTIPLLPVRDVVIYPFMILPLFVGREKSVRAVDESLSRDRLILLVAQRDAEKEDPGADEIHSVGTVAMIMRMLKMPDGRVKVLVQGLSRAKVIGVERREPYFEARIAEVPETDLVTSTVEVEALIRSVKELVSKGVALGKQISSDVVVIINNLDHSGRLADLVASHLDLKMEQAQEVLELFDPTQRLKRVSELLSKELEVLEVQHRIQSQAREEMDKTHREYYLREQLKAIQKELGETDDRSQELRELEQKIQKAKMPTAVESEAKTQLGRLSRMHPDAAEASVIRTYLDWLIELPWSRPTKDKLSIKQASKVLNEDHYDLEKVKERILEYLAVRKLKKKMKGPILCFVGPPGVGKTSLGRSIARAMGRKFARISLGGVRDEAEIRGHRRTYIGALPGRIIQGIKQTGSNNPVFMIDEVDKVGTDFRGDPSSALLEVLDPEQNYSFSDHYLGVPFDLSNVMFICTANLADPIISALRDRLEIIDISGYTEEEKLYIAKRYLVPRQYREHGIDEKRLLFTDEAILKMINEYTREAGLRSLEREIATICRKVARLVAEGQKGQTKVTAAALQRFLGAPKFLTDPEQEADEIGVATGLAWTQTGGDIIYIECSILRGKGSLSLTGHLGEVMKESAQAALSYARSRAADLGIKDEFFTKHDIHIHVPAGAIPKDGPSAGITMAVALLSALTKVPVRRDVAMTGEVTLRGKVLPIGGIKEKALAARRMGIHTVVVPARNDKDVKELPANVKRGMEFVFVDHMDQVLDIALTKRTRAKRRFGVALSAKRGTTPSTRLGTGPLRPGSGRASTGHRAYSPKHPHPVVHAQGTS, encoded by the coding sequence ATGACCGAGGCCAAAATCGAGGTCCAGGCTCGGAAGGTGCCCGATACGATCCCGCTCCTGCCGGTGCGAGACGTGGTGATCTATCCCTTCATGATCTTACCTCTCTTTGTCGGTCGAGAGAAATCGGTTCGCGCGGTGGATGAATCGCTGTCGAGGGACCGTCTCATCTTGCTGGTGGCGCAACGGGATGCCGAGAAGGAGGATCCCGGCGCCGATGAGATTCATTCGGTCGGGACCGTGGCGATGATTATGCGGATGCTCAAGATGCCGGACGGGCGAGTCAAGGTGCTGGTTCAAGGTCTTTCTCGTGCCAAGGTGATCGGAGTTGAGCGGCGGGAACCCTACTTTGAGGCAAGGATCGCCGAAGTTCCCGAGACGGATCTGGTGACGTCAACCGTTGAAGTGGAGGCCCTGATCCGTTCGGTTAAGGAGTTGGTGAGTAAGGGCGTGGCCCTCGGGAAGCAGATCTCCTCGGATGTGGTGGTGATCATCAATAACCTCGATCATTCGGGCCGTCTGGCTGACCTTGTGGCCAGTCACTTGGATCTGAAGATGGAACAGGCCCAGGAGGTGCTGGAACTGTTCGATCCGACCCAGCGCCTGAAGAGGGTCAGTGAGCTGTTGAGTAAGGAGCTCGAGGTACTCGAGGTTCAGCATCGGATCCAGAGCCAGGCGCGGGAGGAGATGGATAAGACCCATCGGGAGTACTACCTCCGGGAGCAGTTGAAGGCCATTCAAAAGGAGCTGGGCGAGACCGATGACCGAAGTCAGGAACTGCGGGAGTTGGAGCAGAAAATTCAGAAGGCCAAGATGCCGACAGCGGTCGAATCCGAAGCGAAGACGCAGTTGGGGCGGCTCAGCCGGATGCACCCCGACGCGGCGGAGGCCTCTGTTATCCGAACTTATCTTGACTGGTTGATCGAGCTGCCTTGGAGTCGGCCGACCAAGGACAAGCTATCGATCAAGCAGGCCTCGAAGGTCCTCAACGAGGACCACTACGACCTTGAAAAGGTGAAGGAGCGGATCCTCGAATACTTGGCTGTTCGCAAGCTGAAAAAGAAGATGAAGGGACCGATCCTCTGCTTTGTCGGCCCGCCGGGGGTCGGGAAAACCTCCCTTGGTCGCTCCATCGCCCGCGCTATGGGGCGCAAGTTCGCCCGGATCTCGCTGGGAGGCGTTCGTGATGAGGCCGAGATTCGCGGCCATCGGCGGACATACATTGGGGCGCTGCCCGGTCGCATCATCCAGGGGATCAAGCAGACCGGATCGAATAATCCCGTCTTCATGATCGACGAGGTAGACAAGGTCGGGACCGATTTTCGGGGCGATCCTTCCTCAGCCCTGCTGGAGGTGCTGGACCCGGAGCAGAACTATAGCTTCAGCGACCATTACCTCGGCGTCCCTTTTGATCTCTCCAATGTCATGTTCATTTGTACGGCCAACCTCGCCGACCCGATCATCTCAGCGCTACGCGATCGGCTGGAGATCATCGATATCTCCGGGTACACCGAGGAGGAGAAACTGTATATCGCCAAGCGCTATCTGGTTCCCCGACAGTACCGGGAACACGGAATCGATGAGAAGCGCCTGCTGTTCACTGATGAGGCGATCCTGAAGATGATCAACGAATATACCCGGGAGGCCGGGCTCCGGAGTCTGGAGCGTGAGATAGCCACCATCTGCCGGAAGGTGGCCCGCCTTGTGGCGGAAGGACAAAAGGGGCAGACCAAGGTCACTGCGGCGGCCCTGCAGCGGTTCCTGGGCGCGCCGAAGTTTCTGACTGACCCAGAACAGGAGGCCGACGAGATCGGTGTTGCCACGGGCCTCGCGTGGACGCAGACAGGCGGGGACATTATCTACATCGAGTGCAGCATCCTGCGCGGGAAGGGCAGTCTTTCTCTCACGGGGCATCTGGGTGAGGTGATGAAAGAGTCGGCCCAGGCCGCCCTGAGTTACGCTCGCTCGCGGGCTGCCGATCTGGGAATCAAGGATGAATTTTTTACTAAGCATGACATCCATATCCACGTCCCGGCCGGAGCGATCCCAAAGGATGGTCCATCGGCCGGTATCACGATGGCCGTCGCGCTGCTGTCCGCCCTGACCAAGGTTCCCGTGAGGAGGGACGTCGCAATGACCGGTGAGGTGACCCTGCGCGGTAAGGTGCTGCCGATCGGCGGGATCAAGGAAAAGGCCCTGGCGGCACGGCGAATGGGGATCCATACGGTAGTCGTTCCGGCCCGCAACGACAAGGATGTCAAAGAGCTTCCTGCGAATGTCAAGCGGGGCATGGAGTTCGTGTTCGTGGATCATATGGACCAGGTACTCGACATCGCCCTGACCAAACGGACACGGGCTAAGCGTCGCTTCGGAGTGGCTCTCAGCGCCAAGCGTGGGACGACTCCTTCGACCAGACTCGGGACAGGCCCTCTTCGACCTGGCTCAGGACGGGCTTCGACTGGACACAGAGCATACTCGCCGAAGCATCCGCACCCCGTGGTCCATGCACAAGGGACTTCATAA